The following coding sequences are from one Gossypium hirsutum isolate 1008001.06 chromosome A12, Gossypium_hirsutum_v2.1, whole genome shotgun sequence window:
- the LOC107921891 gene encoding uncharacterized protein gives MINRLSTGKSSYKCFRYEEGRDKPGDVRNVMLVVASLIASVTFQAGVNPPGGVWQDSSSGHVAGRAIYAYQSEVYYVFLIANTLALSASILVIISLTYRFPFHLEIVIATISMIVTYSSAIFAVTPDESVRFRYVIAAASVPYILRIFIQLFNIVFENNEKPESENSDKVVLNY, from the coding sequence ATGATAAACCGTTTAAGCACAGGCAAGAGCTCGTACAAGTGTTTCCGGTATGAAGAAGGCAGAGATAAGCCTGGCGATGTCCGAAACGTTATGTTAGTAGTTGCTAGCCTCATAGCTTCCGTCACCTTCCAAGCTGGTGTCAACCCTCCTGGTGGAGTATGGCAAGATAGTAGTAGCGGACATGTTGCAGGCAGAGCCATTTATGCATACCAATCCGAGGTCTACTATGTTTTCTTAATTGCCAACACCCTAGCTCTATCCGCTTCCATTCTTGTCATCATCTCACTCACCTACAGGTTCCCTTTCCATCTCGAAATTGTTATTGCTACCATTTCCATGATCGTCACTTACAGTTCCGCAATTTTCGCCGTTACTCCCGACGAATCAGTGAGGTTTCGGTACGTCATAGCCGCCGCTTCTGTGCCTTATATATTGCGGATTTTCATTCAGCTCTTCAACATAGtgtttgaaaataatgaaaaacctGAATCAGAGAATTCTGACAAAGTAGTATTGAACTATTGA